TAGGATTTTTGTGGACCAAGTGCCTTTAtaaatagaaagaaaaagaattgtAGAGGGGATTGGATATTCATTGTAAAAAATAACATATTGACATTCGGAAGATTCTTGCTTTTATCATTAACATACAAAATACACCGTTTCTTTAGATCCACGCCTATTTTTTCTCCCACAATCCAAGAAGGATCTGAATATTTTAAGGCTTATCATCATCCTATCAATTTTATCAGAGGGAATATCAAAGAATCTCACCCTTTTCGGATGACTCACTCGCATTTATTTACATAAATGCCATTCATTATCATTTATTGCTATTTAATGCTATCCTTTTTGTTCTTGGGCTACTAAATATTGCTTTACTGTTGCTCTTTATTAGTACTCGAATAGTATATATTTACAACATATCGTTATAAAATCAGTTAACGATCTTTTGAATATTAATATTGGCTAATATTAACTCTATTCTATTAGAAAATCTAACTGTTTAAACCTAGATCTAAATTTTGGATCAAACAGGTGGGCCGAAGAGGGTTCatccgatatatatatatatatatatatatatatatatatatatatatatatacacacacacacacctggCTCTGTCACTGCTGTCAGCGTGGATATAACTTCATATCAAGAGTTAATTTGAATCTCAGCTTCATAAAATCCTACAAATTATAGGACACATTTCAaagatttgaaaaagaaattgtAATTAATATAATAAATGGAACATCTTTCTTACAATTTTTTCAAATGATTCATTGAATTACAAAGAGTAACATTATCGTGCAACCAATTGTGTAATTGTTGCAGTGTCAACGTCTCCAATTTCCTGCACTGAGCCATTTGAATTACCAACTTCTTCATCTTCCCTCGTAGAAAATGCAGGCCTCTTTGGAGAATTCATAGCTAAATTCATATCTTTTAACAAATAAGAAACTTCTAACATTGTAGGCCTTTCCATTGGATCTTTTTGGACACATAATAGAGAAATTTGCATGCATTTCAATAGTTTACAAGATGAGGTTGTATCATCTAGTGATGGATCCATAAACTCCATGCCTTTACCATCTCTCCACATCTCATATGCCTGGacattattaaaagaaaaaaaaaatctgaaattaGCTACGAACTTTGCCGCTAAATCGCTCCTAGCTAGCAATTTTTTCCGATAATCTATCATTAATTCATCGTTGAGTAGGATTAATGAtgatttttctgtttagctatAAAATTTGCCCGTCGCTAATTCATATTTCTTTAGTAGTCACGGATGATAAAAGAAAAAGTCAAAACAAGCTTAATTAAATGATTTAACATATATACGCTGGTAGTGTAAAGTATTTTTATAGTATCAGTATATTTTTATCTGTTCTAATAGATTACCTATCGTACTTTATATGTTACAATCCCACTTAATTAATATGGATGGTTACTTGTTGTTCTCTATTAGATGACGTGATCGTATAAAAGTTCACTTATATTATCTGTATAAAAGTTAAGCTCTTAATTATAGGGGTTTATCTGGTATACACTAATAGGGTAAAAGATTTTTTATACTATGAGGTCATCTAAAATATAGCTACAGCCTACATGTGATTATCACGGGATTAGTAAAGTAGAATATAAAATAGACAACTTGCTATAAACTAGTTAAAATATATTGATAGTGTAAAATTCTTTGACAATATCAGTGTATTAATATAAGTTAATTCGTAATTAAATACTTGTAAACATATACTGAAGTTATAATCACAACTCACATATTCAAGAAGGTTCAAGTTTTCATCTGGACCATGTAGGCATGTATTCTTCTTTCCACTTATGATTTGAAGAAGAAGTACTCCAAAACTGAAAACATCAGATTTTGTTGAATAGATGCCTTGTTCCACATATTCAGGTGGAATATAACCCCTGCAGCTCATTGAAAATACAGATATGGTAAATTAATTAAGAATATAATCATAATTCATAATTAAGAATGCTTTTTGCTAAGATATACATATGAATAAATGAGTCTAGCGATAGTTTAAGAAATTTATACAATATATTCAAATCACCCAAAATATATTTATAAGTAACTTTTcataaattaataaaaagaaaTTATTTCTTGAAACTAAGTCAGGTTGCCTTCTACGACAAATAAATATAATTTGAtagtataaaatttatttatattgTCAATGTATATAAGTTAAACTCTAAATATATATACTACTTACATTGTTCCAACTACTCTTAGGGTATTTGCTTCAACTTCATCCTTCTTAAATATTCTTGCCATTCCAAAGTCAGAAATCTTTGGTTTCATATCAATATCCAATAAAATATTGCTGGCTTTCAAATCCCTATGAATAATTGTTAATCTTGAATATTCTTGGAGGTATAGGAGCCCTTGAATAATGCCTTCAATTACTTGAACTCGCTTTTCCCAATTTAGAAGTAATCTTCTGACTTTATCTATACATGAAAAATCAAGTCGATGGAAACAAATTAGAATAATGCATGGGAAAAAGAATTTCTTATTAGTAAAGTAAAAAATGAGTAACAATATTAGTTGATGTATATATACTACTTTCTCTCTCCTTTATTTTATGTGATATGGTTTGACTAGACATacatagaatttaagaaaaaatgaagatttttaaAACTAATATTCATAAATATGTCATAACATTTTTGTggctatataaatatattttattgCGGGGATTTCAAATTATATGATTCTCAAATATAGAAACGTgtcatttttttaaaacaaactatAAAAGAAAGAGTATCacataaaataaaggaaaaatgacactgtacaaccgctgtaaaaataatagccgataaaatgtataaaatttatatttttttaattttgtatatatatacattatgtatgttatatacaaaaattatacaagttttatatactttttttgctaccgaatgtaaatagtttctggagCGGGCCAAAAGTTATATATATTGAACTCAAtataaaaacatcaaaataaaagGAATAACTTACTATAAATGTAGTAGTCCAAGCTCTTGTTGGGCATATATTCATAGATCaacatcttctcttttctttcaatgCAAAAACCCACAACTTTTACAAGATTTATATGTTGTAATTTTGCTGTAAGGATCACTTcattttcaaactcttccaatcCTTGAGTAGAAGTTTCTGAGAGCCTTTTCACAGCTATTTCTTGCCCATTTCTCAACTTTCCCTAATTGGATTAATAAAACATCCTTAACATTTTTAATAAATATTGATAAATGTATTCATGAAGACAATTTGGAAATCATCTACTATAGAGAAAAAACAAGTAAAAGTTTATTTGCTCGCTAGAAAGTCACAATTGCGTATGAAGGATAATTAATAAACTACCTCTAAGATTACTGGATAGCAacaatatatatacacatatatacagaGGCGGACCTAAGATTTGAGAATTATAAGAATCAGTGTCGAATAAAAATTTGAGTAAATGCTAGAGTCAGAATCGAACCCAGGCAGCACACTAAAAGTCAAGTTGTGCTCCCCAAATCGACTAAAACAACTATCTAAGATTTGAATCTTAGGATGTCATTCAAAATATATACTTGTTAttttaacatatatacatatattttttctGAAGTTATCGGGCCGATGACCCCCTACCCACAGGGTAGGTccacctatatatatatagttttggGACCAATGATCATTGACTCTTTCTAAGACCGGTAAATCAGGAGGTTAAGGGAGAAGAACTTGACTTTTATAACAATTTGATTAGTTGTTTTCATAAGAATTTACAATGCAATGTACAAGTTgactaaaaataataaaaaaataaaaaaaaataaaaaagttgaCTAATGCTCAACATGTTGCTAGTTTAAACGTGACAAGTTGGTCGAGCTGACCATGAACTGGCTCGACTCGGTAAATGTGGGACCCGCCTGATCCGGATCCCTAACCTTCCTACATCTAGTGATGAAATTCGGAATTTATCTAAcggaattgaaaaaaaataaaattgactCGACTGAACCCTTTCCTCTATCTAGCTTCAGGCTGCATATAACCTGAGAGTTAAAGCATAGCTGctacaataataataacaataatcaCGCCTCAATTCTTGCTATTTAACAAGACAAATCTTGAAAAATAGGTCAAAATGTTAATTACCTTGTAAACAGGTCCATATCCACCTCGGCCAAGCTCATTGTCAACTGAAAAATTATTTGTAGCTGCCTTCATCTCTTCAAAACTGAATACATGCAAATTGCTGCTCTCTCCCCCTCTTCTATCTTCATTTTTGCTTCCAATTTTGTTCCTCGGTATTCTTCCTATTTCCAATTAATATTCAGTTAAACAccaacataaaaaaaaaaaaaagaaaaaaaatgtaaaGAGAAGAAAATGGAAAAGACCTCTTATGCATCAATATTATGATGAAGACAACAAATATTTTTAAACCCAAGTTTTCCACTAAAATAAAGCTATTTAACCAGGTGGGGAACGAGGTTTACATTGTGCGCACCCAAAAAATAGCGGTTGTGGGTCGCCTGTTAACCAAAAAAAGTAAAGAATTACCTTGGAACTTAAATAGTtgtctccttctaagacaccacAGTGTAAAAACAAGCAACAACAAGATCAATACTGCTCCAATTGGAATCAAAATGAGAATCACTCGGTTGAGTTTTTTCTTCTTGTGCAGTATTCCTGATTGATCAGTTACTCCTTCTTGTatatcttcaacttctaaaaatgtaaacaaattgTTGAGACATTCATTCATATATGAAGCAAGAATTGAATAACAAATGCATAATGTGATTATTCTAGCCTAAAGAACCTCTTGGTAGGCAGCGGTTTACCCAAGGGCGGAGCTACAACGGgcaaatggtggttagttgaacCCTCACCGAAAAATTATAATGTATATATAAgtcaaatattattttatatatatactgTACAAGGCATCCCGTGTTCACACAGGGTCCGGGAAGGGCCGCACCCCAAGGGGTCTGATGTAGACAGCCCGTGTTCACACAGGGTCCGGGAAGGGCAGCACCCAAGGGGTCTAATGTAGACagtctaccctaatgcaagcattagtgactgtctccacggctcgaacctgtgacctataggtcacacaaaAATAACTTTACCGCTTCTCCAAGGCTTTCCCTTCAATATGAATTCTTGAACGGTCTTAGCAAAATTCTTGTTTTCGCCCTTAGTTGATTTACTAAACTCATATTAATCTGGATTAATCTAGCCAGTGTATTCTGGATATACTAAATGTGCAAAAGAAGAATGTCATGATTGATTCATTACCTCCTGCAGCAGCCTGAGAAAGAACAGAATTCCAATCATATGAGACTTCCCATGCAAAATAGCCTCTCAAATGCTTCTCTTTTGCATATGCAACTTTGGTTTTCACTGCCTCAACATCATCAAAACCAACCCAACATGTCCCAACAGAGACATAATTCATCACATAACTTGCATTATACGACGCATTATTAGCTCGATATTTTATCATACCTCTCTTAATATCATTGAATCTTAACCAACTACTTATACTCGAAAACGGCTCATTTTCAGCTTCAGCACCAAACGAATAATCTTTAGGCCCCGGCCCTGTCCCCGTCGCGCTAATTTTATTATCTTTAGGACTAACCAACGTCCATACATAACCATAAAAGGGTAATCCTAACACAAGTTTTTGTGTAGGAAAACCTGATTTAATCCAAGCATTTATACCATAATCAGTGTTCAAATCACTATTCGAATCGTATAATGCTGCAACTGGAGATGTATTATTTGTTGACGCTGGATCATAATAATCAAATGCAAAAACATGTACCCAATCTAAATATTTCCTCATTGACTCAATTGGGAAACTCAAATCTTGAATCCAGGGTGTATATTGAACAGCCATGGTTAATAAAAGTTGTGATTTTTTCGAGTTCTTTGACTCGAAATCAATAGCAATTCTCCAATCATCCAAAAGGGTACCCAAATTTGTCATTTCTTGTGACGAACTAGGTGAAATCCAACAAAAATCTAGTCCATCAAATCCATAAAGACGAGCGATTTTGATGGAAGATTCAATGAAGAATTTTCTACCAGGAAAATAGGTACTGGACATTAATAAATAAATACCTGAGTCATAAGAAGATTGGTCTTTTCCACCAATTGATAAAAGAGTTTTAAGAGATGGATTTTTTTTCTTGACAATGGTATTGAAGTTTTTCAATTGTTCATCATCTGATATTGAGACAATCATTTGGTCTGTAGATGTATTGAAGTCAATATTAGCAAAGCCATAGATGAGGTGAGTGTAAAGAGTTGAATTTATGCTTTGAATATTGGGAGAGTAAGTTATATCATTAGCTTGATAATAACCAGCTTTTATCCAATTTTCTGCTGCTATGGAATTGTGTAGTTGAGATTGGAGAATTGTgtggaagaagaaaagaatgaaaatgtTTTTGCATGCCATAGAAGAGGTGGAAGAATGAAATACATTAACTCACTAGACAAGCATTTAACTTATATACAATTGTATGCACTGAGTCATTGATATTATGAGTAATTTAATACCATCAGTGTAATTTAAACTGTCATAAAAAAATGCATGTTTTATCTTTTAAGTAAATAGTATTAGTGTAATTTAAATCGCTGTAACAAAATACATGGTGTCTTTTAGGCAAAAAGTGTCACTTATTATAAGGGAGCTTTGGAGTAATAGTAAAGTTGTTTCTGTATGATCTATATGTCATGGGCTCGAGTCGTGAAAGtaaccactaatgcttgcattagggcaGACTGTCTACGTGctgcccttccccggaccctgtGTGAATAAGGGATGCATTGTGCACTGGGTTACCCTTTTAGTTTCACTTATTGTAGATTGTTGCGCAGTGACAATTCAACATACATGATGAGTTCCACGTTTAAGGTTCTTAGTAGTAAATCCTAAGTACTTTCAAAATTAGGGGTATAAATCAAATTTTATTGAAATTTTAGTGAATtttcacacacatatatatatttatgttccATCTCAAAAATACTAGGTTCGGATGAGGTTGTTTAAGAGTTGCATATGCCACTATTATTATATGTAGTTTTTTATAGATAATTTtataatatataaatttttttatgTTGTCATTATTAAAAGTTAAACTCGAGTACTTTGACCGAAGAAAATACTTTGGTATTATTTTCACAAAGGCTCAAAGTTATTTCTAGTAAATTTCTCTCGAGTTCATGACCTGGAAAAACAACAAACGACTTGGAAAACTAGAAAAGGTTTTACAAGACAAGTTGAGATAATTGAACAATTTGTTTGACTTATTactctcttctttccttttcttttctttactttttttttttttggttgttttcttTGCGAACATTCGACGACTTACTCTTCAGGTCAATGATCTTGTCTTGTCCaaaaattttagaaaaaaaacacGTAAATTATTTCGAAACTGCTGTGATATTTTTCTTTTTACATTTGTCTCTAGCTATAAGTATCTTGACAAATATAGCCAGATACTACAATATATTTATTTGTGTACTTTCTACTTATATAGAAACGGGAGTTGAGGTGCTTTTCGTCGTCCTCAGGGTTATGTTGGGAATTCTGCTGGAGAATATCAACAGCTGCATTGGAGTTGGCAAAATTTTTGTGATGCCCTTGTTGATAGTTTTACGATTTCACTTTTGTCTCACTTAGTGTAAATAACAGTAAAACCAAGGACAAAGTTAGACTTGAAAAGGTGGCAGTACCATGGACCTACAACATTTGCACAAGCAAACACCTTTCATCATTTTTGATAATAATACGAAAACGTAACAAAATCTTAGGCTTTCAGTCCTTTCTCTCATCTCCGCCTGAAGCTCTCTTTCTCCGGTGGAATCTACATGTGAGTTCATTCTTTCCCTCTCACTACAACTCTCTTAATAGGTCTGTGGTCGATTAGGAATGCTTGGGCTGCAAATTTGAGTATTTTAATCTTTCTTTGGGTATCTTTTTGGTTTGTTGATTTCTTTTAGAAAAGGTTTGTGTTTGTTCGACACTTCATTTTTTTGGCACCGGGAACAACTACAGTTCCCAGGTTTCTCGTCGAGTTAAAGCGTTTATTTTGGATTTCTTCACCTTATAGGAACTGTGTGGTCACACAAAGTTCAATTACTGCCTATGAGCCATTAGAATGAGTGTTACCACTCGCTTTGCACTTAATTGGTGGAGTGTGAAGCCCAAAATTTATTTAATAGCGCCTCATTCAATAAAACTTAATAAAGAGCATGTAAATTTTTAATATCCACTTGGATTAGGAAGTGTCATAAGGGCAAAATCAGTGACATATTTGACGTTTCTATCCATTAATTTTTAGTTGTTATTTTGTTTGAAGATTGGTGAAGGAGCTGTTTTAGCTGGTCATTAGAGTATTTCGAAGAAGAAACAATGCTTCGTAGTGATTACGTACTTAGGTCTGGCTATGATTATGAAAGCTGTTGCCAAAAGAACTGACAATAGAGCACAATAGGGACGCATAATGAAGCCTAGCAATACTTTCTTTCATTTAAAGAAACTAACAACACGAATTAGCTAAGTAATGGTCTATGCTTCAGAGGAAATATAGAAACATCATGGTACACTATAAGCAAAAAAATTCATAATGatgtaaataataaaattaaaattatgatgaaaaaagaaaagcaaatgtAAATAAAAATTAGACCTATTCAATCACATGAAATCTAGAACTAGGATGAAGAAATGGATTTTCTCATATCCAGTTGACTTGTAAAAGCAAAGGAAGTTAAGCATTCATGACTCCAATTGATAAAGAGGATAAACGATATTATCTTTGTATTAGCGGCTGTGCTGATGTTGCTAATAGGAGGTTGTCGTAGTTAAAATTCTCAGAAATTTCGtgtatttcttattttttgaaattcagaactTTGTAGTTAAACGGTTGACACGGATATGAGAGGAAGCAGAGCACAATTTCCTTCTTTATCCATCTGCAAGAACATAATAATACGACAAACCAGTCTTCAATTTTCTTAAACATGCTCTTGGTTAATTGCAAGGAAGTTAGATTTGACACGCTATTATGTTGGTAAGATTTGGCTGAGGGTT
The Nicotiana sylvestris chromosome 11, ASM39365v2, whole genome shotgun sequence DNA segment above includes these coding regions:
- the LOC104214121 gene encoding G-type lectin S-receptor-like serine/threonine-protein kinase At1g11330, which gives rise to MACKNIFILFFFHTILQSQLHNSIAAENWIKAGYYQANDITYSPNIQSINSTLYTHLIYGFANIDFNTSTDQMIVSISDDEQLKNFNTIVKKKNPSLKTLLSIGGKDQSSYDSGIYLLMSSTYFPGRKFFIESSIKIARLYGFDGLDFCWISPSSSQEMTNLGTLLDDWRIAIDFESKNSKKSQLLLTMAVQYTPWIQDLSFPIESMRKYLDWVHVFAFDYYDPASTNNTSPVAALYDSNSDLNTDYGINAWIKSGFPTQKLVLGLPFYGYVWTLVSPKDNKISATGTGPGPKDYSFGAEAENEPFSSISSWLRFNDIKRGMIKYRANNASYNASYVMNYVSVGTCWVGFDDVEAVKTKVAYAKEKHLRGYFAWEVSYDWNSVLSQAAAGEVEDIQEGVTDQSGILHKKKKLNRVILILIPIGAVLILLLLVFTLWCLRRRQLFKFQGRIPRNKIGSKNEDRRGGESSNLHVFSFEEMKAATNNFSVDNELGRGGYGPVYKGKLRNGQEIAVKRLSETSTQGLEEFENEVILTAKLQHINLVKVVGFCIERKEKMLIYEYMPNKSLDYYIYNKVRRLLLNWEKRVQVIEGIIQGLLYLQEYSRLTIIHRDLKASNILLDIDMKPKISDFGMARIFKKDEVEANTLRVVGTMGYIPPEYVEQGIYSTKSDVFSFGVLLLQIISGKKNTCLHGPDENLNLLEYAYEMWRDGKGMEFMDPSLDDTTSSCKLLKCMQISLLCVQKDPMERPTMLEVSYLLKDMNLAMNSPKRPAFSTREDEEVGNSNGSVQEIGDVDTATITQLVAR